A single region of the Marinitoga litoralis genome encodes:
- a CDS encoding Hsp70 family protein: MIVGIDFGTTNSLIANSEIFINERGSRITPSIVFFRKENEILVGDLAKSQMYIRPDRVVLNVKRDLGKGKEYVIYNKKFKAEEIASFIFRKLKNIVNEEITDAVVTVPAYFDDNQRNGVLEAASLAGLNVVKLLNEPVAAAIAYGINERDKKVLVLDFGGGTFDITLMEIKDDVFNVIKTGGSSELGGIDFDKVIVDWIVNTIYERDGINLGDDPVALQQIYNHVESAKIDLSVVDNTDIVIPYISTLNNRPYHLNINITRDMFLNISNNLIKKIEDLIKESANDDIDEIIFVGGSSRLFFFKDLVQQIFPDKKIIADLNPEELVVKGAGIYSQVIEGKNNIILKDILPHSLGVLDDEGNFIEILKKGMHYPTSETEIFTNTQDNQDTIIIKVLQKKNNEMINLGNFEFKFSNKWKKNEARIAVNFSLNINGVLEVSAEDIYTGQSLNGKITNAMVNSRKLDTVLMKKYKII; encoded by the coding sequence TTGATAGTAGGTATAGATTTTGGGACAACGAATTCTTTAATAGCAAATTCAGAAATATTTATTAATGAGAGAGGTAGTAGAATTACACCTTCTATAGTTTTTTTTAGAAAAGAAAATGAAATATTAGTAGGTGATTTAGCAAAATCACAAATGTATATAAGACCAGATAGAGTAGTATTAAATGTAAAAAGGGATCTTGGAAAAGGAAAAGAATATGTTATATATAATAAGAAATTTAAAGCAGAAGAAATCGCAAGTTTTATTTTTAGAAAATTAAAAAATATAGTAAATGAAGAAATAACAGATGCAGTAGTTACCGTTCCAGCGTATTTTGATGATAATCAAAGAAATGGAGTATTAGAAGCAGCGTCTTTAGCTGGATTAAATGTAGTAAAATTATTAAATGAGCCTGTGGCAGCAGCTATTGCATATGGAATAAATGAAAGAGATAAGAAGGTGTTAGTGCTTGATTTTGGTGGAGGAACTTTTGATATAACATTAATGGAAATAAAAGACGATGTTTTTAATGTTATAAAAACTGGAGGAAGTTCAGAACTAGGTGGAATAGATTTTGATAAGGTAATTGTTGATTGGATAGTTAATACAATATATGAAAGAGATGGAATAAACTTAGGTGATGATCCTGTTGCATTACAACAAATATATAACCATGTAGAAAGCGCAAAAATAGACTTATCTGTTGTAGATAATACTGATATTGTAATTCCATATATTTCAACCTTAAATAATAGACCATATCATTTGAATATAAACATAACTAGAGATATGTTTTTAAATATATCAAATAACTTAATAAAAAAAATAGAGGATTTAATAAAAGAAAGTGCAAATGATGATATAGATGAAATAATATTTGTAGGTGGATCTTCTAGATTATTCTTCTTTAAAGATTTGGTGCAACAAATATTTCCAGATAAAAAGATAATTGCAGATTTAAATCCTGAAGAATTAGTTGTTAAAGGAGCAGGTATATACTCTCAGGTTATAGAAGGAAAAAATAATATTATATTAAAGGATATATTGCCGCATTCTCTTGGGGTTTTAGATGATGAAGGAAATTTTATTGAAATATTAAAAAAAGGCATGCATTATCCTACATCAGAAACAGAAATTTTTACAAATACACAAGATAATCAAGATACAATAATAATTAAGGTTTTACAGAAGAAAAATAATGAAATGATTAATCTTGGGAATTTTGAGTTTAAATTTTCTAATAAATGGAAAAAAAACGAAGCTAGAATTGCAGTTAATTTTTCACTTAACATAAATGGGGTATTAGAAGTAAGTGCAGAAGATATTTATACTGGACAAAGTTTAAATGGGAAAATAACTAATGCCATGGTAAATAGCAGAAAATTAGATACAGTTTTAATGAAAAAATATAAGATAATTTAA
- a CDS encoding tetratricopeptide repeat protein, with translation MKILGRGLDTFFNSDNLFKKALEYDDNGNIFFAFHYYMKAAETNEEIKSKALNNAAVILAENGYEKEAIELLKKSLEANPDNKEAKENLEYLEGLI, from the coding sequence ATGAAAATTTTAGGCCGTGGTTTAGATACTTTTTTTAATTCCGATAATTTATTTAAAAAAGCATTAGAATATGATGATAATGGAAATATATTTTTTGCATTTCATTATTATATGAAAGCAGCAGAAACAAATGAAGAAATAAAGTCAAAAGCATTAAATAATGCAGCTGTTATTTTAGCTGAAAATGGATATGAAAAAGAAGCTATTGAATTGTTAAAAAAATCATTAGAAGCTAATCCGGATAACAAAGAAGCAAAAGAAAACCTCGAATATTTGGAGGGACTGATTTGA